A single genomic interval of Sinorhizobium garamanticum harbors:
- a CDS encoding NAD(P)/FAD-dependent oxidoreductase: MMTSAKKSYAGDGRYPTSYYAASRNIIRTPVKVQGRIETDICVVGAGYSGLSTAIHLAEKGYKVTVIEGAQVGWGASGRNGGQVVNGLNASLSTIQRRYGEDAARFIGGLVQEGGRIIRRLVSQYQIDCDLKPGNIYAAYTAAHMKELEAKQALWRKYGMDDHQLLDREALRKYVNSDAYCGGMLDTTGGHMHPLNLVLGEARAFESLGGAIYEMSPVTRVDHEAARPTVYTQEGEVSARIVVLCGNAYLGDAVPKLVSRVMPVSTQMITTAPLGEELAHSLIPSDMCVEDVRYILDYFRLSADKRMIFGGGTVYGGTDPADVVAKLKPNLEKVFPRLKGVKIDYAWSGNFALSFTRVPQMGRIGANTYFAHGYSGHGVTGSHLFGRTLAEAIDGDTARFDVFEKLPWYPFPGGRMFRAQYSTIGSWWYSFKDAVGW; encoded by the coding sequence ATGATGACAAGTGCAAAGAAATCCTACGCCGGTGACGGCAGGTACCCGACGAGCTATTACGCCGCCTCCCGCAACATCATCCGTACCCCGGTCAAAGTTCAGGGCCGCATCGAGACCGACATCTGCGTCGTCGGCGCGGGCTATTCGGGCCTGTCGACGGCAATCCACCTCGCTGAAAAGGGCTACAAGGTCACGGTGATCGAAGGCGCGCAAGTGGGGTGGGGCGCCTCGGGTCGCAATGGCGGACAGGTCGTCAATGGCCTCAATGCCAGCCTGTCGACCATCCAGCGCCGCTATGGCGAGGACGCGGCGCGTTTCATCGGCGGCCTGGTGCAGGAGGGCGGGCGGATCATTCGCCGGCTCGTCAGCCAATACCAGATCGACTGCGACCTGAAGCCCGGCAACATCTATGCCGCCTATACCGCCGCGCATATGAAGGAACTGGAGGCCAAGCAGGCGCTCTGGCGCAAATACGGGATGGACGACCACCAGCTTCTCGACCGCGAAGCGCTCAGGAAGTACGTCAATTCCGATGCCTATTGCGGCGGCATGCTCGACACGACGGGCGGCCACATGCACCCGCTTAATCTCGTGCTCGGCGAAGCCCGCGCCTTCGAGAGCCTCGGCGGCGCGATCTACGAGATGTCACCAGTGACACGCGTGGACCACGAGGCGGCGCGACCGACGGTCTATACGCAGGAAGGCGAAGTCAGTGCCCGCATTGTCGTGCTCTGCGGCAACGCCTATCTCGGCGATGCCGTGCCGAAGCTTGTTTCGCGCGTCATGCCCGTCTCGACGCAGATGATCACTACGGCGCCGCTCGGCGAGGAACTCGCCCATTCTCTGATCCCGAGCGACATGTGCGTGGAGGACGTGCGCTATATCCTCGACTATTTCAGGCTCTCCGCCGACAAGCGGATGATTTTCGGCGGGGGCACCGTCTATGGCGGCACCGACCCGGCGGATGTCGTCGCCAAGCTCAAGCCCAATCTCGAAAAGGTCTTCCCGCGGCTCAAGGGTGTGAAGATCGACTATGCCTGGAGCGGGAATTTCGCCCTCTCCTTCACGCGCGTGCCGCAGATGGGCCGGATCGGCGCCAACACCTATTTCGCCCACGGCTATAGCGGCCATGGCGTCACCGGTTCCCATCTCTTCGGTCGCACGCTCGCCGAGGCGATCGATGGCGATACCGCGCGCTTCGACGTCTTCGAGAAACTGCCATGGTATCCGTTCCCGGGCGGACGCATGTTCCGTGCACAATATTCGACGATCGGTTCCTGGTGGTATTCCTTCAAGGATGCGGTCGGCTGGTGA
- a CDS encoding transglutaminase-like domain-containing protein produces the protein MFIRFGYEIGVRCTQPTPMMTYLSVVPERRDNIVRERGPVASPILAMEEITDPHGNACLRMVLHAGETKLSYDAVINDDGRPDASDPLAEAVPVERLPPAWLPYLSASRYCETDRLGALAWKLFGDVPAGWQRVQAICDYVHDRLVFSYGYAQAMRTALEAHEGRLGVSRDYAHLAIAFCRCMNMPARYVNGYMTNVGVPESPAPMDFNAWFEVYLGDRWYTFDAKNNARRIGRIPVARGRDAADVPLIQTFGKHELTVFTVWTSVETDVSLARSHRGADVSLLTPWFSETWSRHLQERDRNRH, from the coding sequence ATGTTCATACGCTTCGGCTACGAGATCGGCGTTCGGTGCACGCAGCCGACGCCGATGATGACTTATCTTTCGGTTGTACCCGAGCGGCGTGACAACATCGTCCGTGAGCGCGGCCCCGTCGCATCGCCGATCCTGGCGATGGAGGAAATCACCGATCCTCACGGCAACGCCTGCCTGCGGATGGTGTTGCACGCGGGCGAAACCAAGCTCAGCTATGACGCTGTGATCAACGATGACGGCAGGCCCGATGCCTCGGATCCACTGGCCGAAGCCGTACCCGTGGAAAGGCTTCCGCCCGCTTGGCTGCCTTATCTTTCCGCCAGCCGCTATTGTGAGACCGACCGCCTCGGCGCGTTGGCGTGGAAGCTTTTCGGCGACGTTCCCGCCGGATGGCAGCGCGTCCAGGCGATCTGCGACTATGTCCATGATCGGCTGGTTTTCAGCTATGGCTATGCGCAGGCAATGCGCACGGCCCTCGAGGCGCACGAAGGTCGCCTGGGCGTGAGCCGCGACTATGCTCATCTCGCCATCGCTTTTTGCCGCTGCATGAACATGCCGGCGCGCTACGTCAACGGCTACATGACCAATGTCGGCGTACCGGAGAGCCCGGCACCCATGGATTTCAATGCCTGGTTCGAGGTTTATCTCGGCGATCGCTGGTATACCTTCGATGCCAAGAACAATGCGCGACGCATCGGCCGCATTCCCGTTGCGCGCGGCCGCGACGCCGCGGACGTCCCGTTGATCCAGACCTTCGGGAAGCATGAACTCACCGTCTTTACCGTGTGGACCTCCGTCGAAACCGATGTCTCGCTCGCCCGGTCGCACCGCGGGGCCGACGTTTCGCTGCTGACGCCCTGGTTCAGCGAAACTTGGTCGCGCCATCTCCAGGAGCGCGACCGCAACCGGCACTGA